In a genomic window of Acidimicrobiia bacterium:
- a CDS encoding resuscitation-promoting factor rpfE: protein MYGTYHPPSTKPSPIIARRAISTCVAVVLAIAAPVGLVTATAGGADAPIASRPIAYRTTDRPDVIRAQFATQAELATITIAPPTTIAPPTTIAPPTTIAPPTTIAPPPPPPPPPPPPPVVQPVTTGSGFNDPNNPAAWDRLAQCESGGNWAINTGNGYYGGLQFSLSSWRGAGGTGRPDQASRETQIAIGQNLQRSAGWGSWPACTRKLGYR, encoded by the coding sequence ATGTATGGGACGTACCACCCCCCGAGTACCAAACCCTCGCCGATTATCGCGCGCCGAGCCATCAGCACCTGCGTCGCGGTCGTCCTGGCCATCGCCGCCCCCGTGGGCCTGGTGACCGCAACCGCCGGTGGAGCCGACGCTCCCATCGCCAGCAGGCCCATCGCATATCGCACCACCGATCGCCCTGACGTGATCCGGGCCCAGTTCGCCACCCAGGCGGAACTAGCCACGATCACCATCGCTCCCCCCACCACCATCGCTCCCCCCACCACCATCGCTCCCCCCACCACCATCGCTCCCCCCACCACCATCGCTCCTCCGCCGCCGCCCCCGCCCCCGCCCCCGCCCCCGCCGGTGGTGCAACCGGTCACCACCGGTAGCGGCTTCAACGATCCCAACAATCCCGCGGCCTGGGACCGACTCGCCCAGTGCGAGTCCGGCGGCAACTGGGCCATCAACACCGGCAACGGCTACTACGGTGGCCTCCAGTTCAGCCTGAGCTCGTGGCGCGGCGCGGGTGGCACCGGCCGCCCCGACCAGGCCAGTCGGGAAACCCAGATCGCCATCGGCCAGAACCTCCAGCGCTCCGCCGGCTGGGGAAGCTGGCCGGCCTGCACCCGCAAGCTCGGCTACCGCTAG
- a CDS encoding SDR family NAD(P)-dependent oxidoreductase, whose amino-acid sequence MALLSGKVAVVTGAGHGIGRAHALELAKHGASVVVNDLGTSVAGDGADEKAADLTVALITERGGAAVSNYDDVSNYDGAGRMVAQAVETYGKLDVLVNNAGIVRDTAIWNMTEADFDSVIKVHVKGTWAPSHHAARHWRARAKAGEAFTGRVINTTSGAGLVGNFGQTNYATAKAGIAGFTQTLSLELYKLGVTVNAVGPAAATRITGTMPGAPAVIEADDVPEGEWNRMDPAVSSPLVAWLASDESQHVTGQVIRAVAEDIVWMEGWSEGAKLSNGGRRWDAEKLGMQLATDLFKTRAPGLRY is encoded by the coding sequence ATGGCTCTGCTGTCCGGCAAGGTTGCCGTCGTTACTGGTGCCGGACACGGCATCGGCCGAGCCCACGCGCTGGAACTGGCGAAGCACGGCGCCAGCGTGGTGGTCAATGACCTGGGCACCTCGGTGGCTGGCGATGGCGCCGACGAGAAAGCGGCCGACCTCACCGTGGCGCTCATCACCGAGCGCGGCGGTGCGGCGGTATCCAACTACGACGATGTATCCAACTACGACGGCGCTGGACGCATGGTGGCCCAGGCGGTGGAGACCTACGGGAAACTCGACGTGCTGGTGAACAACGCCGGCATCGTGCGCGACACCGCCATCTGGAACATGACCGAAGCCGATTTCGACTCGGTGATCAAGGTGCACGTGAAAGGCACCTGGGCGCCGTCGCATCACGCCGCCCGTCACTGGCGGGCGCGGGCCAAGGCGGGCGAGGCTTTCACCGGGCGGGTGATCAACACCACCTCGGGGGCCGGCCTGGTGGGGAACTTTGGTCAGACGAACTACGCCACGGCCAAGGCCGGCATCGCGGGATTCACTCAGACGCTGTCGCTTGAGTTGTACAAGCTCGGCGTAACGGTAAACGCCGTAGGCCCGGCCGCCGCCACTCGCATCACCGGCACCATGCCTGGTGCCCCGGCGGTCATCGAGGCCGATGACGTGCCCGAGGGGGAATGGAATCGCATGGATCCGGCCGTGTCGTCGCCGCTGGTGGCGTGGTTGGCCTCCGATGAGAGCCAGCATGTCACCGGTCAGGTGATCCGGGCCGTGGCGGAGGACATCGTGTGGATGGAGGGCTGGAGCGAAGGCGCCAAGTTGTCCAACGGAGGCCGGCGGTGGGATGCCGAGAAACTGGGAATGCAACTCGCCACGGACCTGTTCAAGACCCGCGCTCCTGGGCTGCGGTACTGA
- a CDS encoding cyclohexanecarboxylate-CoA ligase has product MSNEHETNLWTLLEERVRANPDGIAALDEDGRTLTWAESKREAERAAAGFQALGIGAGDVVSWQLPTWLEAKVLVLALARLGAIQNPMLPIYREREVGFVVRQAQSKVLVVPQEWAGFNFEAMATDIAGAVKAEGGSLRVVVADKVLPQGDPSTLPPPPDPSTDPVRWYFYTSGTTADPKGAQHTDRTILASALGMNERMEVTAADRNAVVFPFTHIGGIGWLFSALAVGFPTVYIERFDPAKTIALIQQHEVTMAGAGTPFHMAYLAAQRALPAGEHLFPSVRVYCGGGAPKPPQLHHDVKAEMGGVGIVSGYGLTEAPIITMGSIRDSDDQLAHTEGRAAGTTRLRLVRLDGPDAGVGEEGEIRAKAPQMMRGYLDATLDAEAFDEDGWFKTGDLGKLDADGMLTITGRVKDVIIRNMENVSAKEVEDILFGHPEVADVAVIGIPDPKTGERVCAVVVPSDPAAPLSLADMVAFARQAGLMTQKLPERLEIVDALPRNPTGKVLKFELRTRFGSS; this is encoded by the coding sequence ATGTCCAATGAGCACGAAACGAACCTGTGGACGCTTCTGGAGGAGCGGGTGCGAGCCAACCCCGATGGGATCGCCGCGTTAGACGAGGATGGGCGCACCCTGACCTGGGCGGAGTCGAAACGGGAGGCGGAACGGGCGGCGGCGGGATTCCAAGCGTTAGGAATCGGGGCCGGCGACGTGGTGTCGTGGCAGTTGCCCACCTGGCTGGAGGCCAAGGTGCTGGTGCTTGCCCTGGCTCGGTTGGGAGCCATCCAGAACCCGATGCTGCCGATCTACCGGGAGCGCGAGGTTGGGTTCGTGGTGCGGCAAGCCCAGTCCAAGGTGCTGGTGGTGCCGCAGGAGTGGGCCGGCTTCAACTTCGAAGCAATGGCCACCGACATCGCCGGCGCCGTGAAGGCAGAGGGCGGTTCGCTCCGCGTGGTGGTGGCCGACAAGGTGCTCCCACAGGGCGATCCCTCCACGTTGCCGCCACCGCCGGACCCCTCGACCGACCCCGTGCGCTGGTACTTCTACACCTCGGGCACCACGGCGGATCCAAAGGGCGCCCAACACACCGACCGCACGATCCTCGCCAGCGCGCTCGGCATGAACGAGCGGATGGAGGTGACCGCCGCTGATCGCAACGCCGTGGTGTTTCCCTTTACCCACATCGGCGGCATCGGGTGGCTTTTCAGTGCCCTCGCCGTAGGGTTCCCAACCGTCTATATCGAGCGGTTCGATCCCGCCAAGACCATTGCGCTGATCCAGCAGCACGAGGTGACCATGGCGGGGGCTGGCACGCCGTTCCACATGGCCTATCTGGCCGCTCAGCGGGCACTGCCAGCGGGAGAGCACCTCTTCCCCAGCGTGCGCGTCTACTGCGGTGGCGGGGCGCCGAAGCCGCCGCAACTTCACCACGACGTGAAGGCAGAGATGGGGGGGGTTGGGATTGTGTCGGGGTACGGGCTTACGGAAGCGCCGATCATCACGATGGGCAGTATTCGCGATAGCGACGACCAACTCGCGCACACCGAAGGCCGGGCCGCGGGCACCACCCGGTTGCGACTCGTCCGACTCGACGGGCCCGATGCTGGTGTGGGGGAAGAGGGCGAGATTCGCGCCAAGGCGCCCCAGATGATGCGGGGATACCTCGATGCCACGCTCGACGCCGAGGCCTTTGACGAGGATGGCTGGTTCAAGACCGGCGATCTCGGCAAACTCGACGCCGACGGGATGCTCACCATCACGGGCCGGGTCAAAGACGTGATCATCCGGAACATGGAGAACGTCTCCGCCAAGGAGGTGGAGGACATCCTCTTTGGGCATCCTGAGGTGGCCGACGTGGCGGTGATCGGCATCCCCGACCCGAAGACGGGTGAGCGGGTCTGCGCGGTGGTGGTGCCGAGCGACCCGGCGGCGCCGCTGAGTCTCGCCGACATGGTGGCCTTCGCTCGGCAAGCGGGCCTGATGACCCAGAAACTGCCTGAGCGGCTTGAGATCGTGGATGCATTGCCGCGCAACCCCACCGGCAAGGTCCTCAAGTTCGAGCTGCGGACCCGCTTCGGCTCCTCCTGA
- a CDS encoding EamA family transporter: MPTPSRTDVSGRRPVMGLLGASTAVVVWGVSSVLIKGVEGLSGLGLACYRIWLGAAIITVVFLASGGRLSIWLLRRSLLGGLAFAADLVLFFVALQKTSVANATVIGALQPVLLLLVAGPMFGERPRLVEVGWGAAALAGTALVVLGGDGGGANSLAGDLLAAGALVAWTAYFICSKGTSADYLSTWVYQQGAHPKQSVFGTRNHGSWNAKPH; encoded by the coding sequence GTGCCTACCCCCTCCCGAACTGACGTGTCGGGGCGGCGGCCCGTGATGGGGCTGTTGGGGGCCTCCACTGCCGTGGTTGTGTGGGGGGTGTCGTCGGTGCTCATCAAGGGCGTGGAGGGCCTGAGCGGTCTGGGGCTGGCGTGCTACCGGATTTGGTTGGGGGCGGCGATCATCACCGTGGTGTTCTTGGCGTCCGGCGGACGGTTGTCGATCTGGCTCCTGCGGCGGTCCCTGCTCGGCGGCCTCGCCTTTGCCGCCGATCTCGTGTTGTTCTTCGTGGCGCTCCAAAAAACCAGTGTGGCCAACGCCACGGTGATCGGGGCGCTCCAGCCGGTGTTGTTGCTACTGGTGGCGGGCCCGATGTTCGGTGAGCGACCCCGTCTGGTGGAGGTGGGGTGGGGGGCGGCGGCGTTGGCGGGCACCGCGTTGGTGGTGCTCGGCGGCGATGGCGGGGGCGCCAACAGTCTGGCGGGTGATCTGCTGGCGGCGGGTGCCCTGGTGGCCTGGACGGCTTACTTCATCTGTTCCAAGGGGACATCCGCGGATTACCTATCTACCTGGGTTTATCAACAAGGTGCGCACCCCAAACAGAGTGTTTTTGGAACGCGAAACCACGGTTCTTGGAACGCGAAACCGCATTAA
- a CDS encoding NERD domain-containing protein gives MHLPGTFTVVHDLPFPGSRATIDHIVMGPTGIFLVETKNSSHDVVIRSGAARFGNYGLGKVATGRRCQ, from the coding sequence ATCCACCTCCCCGGCACCTTCACCGTGGTCCACGACCTGCCGTTTCCCGGATCCCGGGCGACCATCGACCACATCGTGATGGGCCCGACCGGGATCTTCTTGGTCGAGACGAAGAACTCCTCCCACGACGTCGTCATTCGGAGCGGTGCCGCCAGGTTCGGTAATTACGGCCTTGGGAAAGTGGCTACCGGACGCCGATGTCAGTGA
- a CDS encoding heavy metal translocating P-type ATPase encodes MASTAEAKRTTIDLRIGGMTCAACAARIERTLNKVDGVSATVNYALESARVEGPVSLDPATLIAVVEGAGYEARLPPLDGAPISPENSRVDALGRRVGVVAVLGVPVILLGMVPAWQFTHWQWVALVLTFPIATWGAWPFHRAAAVNLRHATATMDTLVSVGVTVAFTWSSWVVCFNWDAAASMHNEFSFTADRAHAASAVYFEVVAAITLFLLAGRWFEERARRRGGDALRALAELGAHDVARIGARGEERVPVEALVVGDRFVVRPGEKIATDGRVVEGAAAIDAALVTGESIPVEVTVGDAVTGATLNAGGRLVVEVTRVGADTTLARMAKLVADAQSGKAPVQRLADRVAAVFVPIVILIAIATFGYWCARGDSVAAAMVPAVAVLIVACPCALGLATPMALLVGTGRGAQIGVLIAGPEILEATRRVDTVVLDKTGTVTTGRMTLVEVVVADGVDADWALALAASLEAASEHPIARVIAAAVPGDRHLPVSGFESAAGLGVSGVVAGRSVAAGRLSHLTGAGYRLPARLFEVHERAEQQGRTAVAVAWDGEVGLIAVVADTVRPSSRRAIATLGALGLEPVLVTGDHALAAQAVAGDVGIERVVAGVLPQGKVAEVRRLQAEGRVVAVVGDGVNDAAALAQADLGLAMGSGTDAAMAAADLTLVRADLDAAVDAIRLSRRTLRTIKVNLGWAFGYNFALIPLAAAGLLNPMLAGFAMAASSVLVVANSLRLFRFQPTPAERALRPCSDSS; translated from the coding sequence ATGGCCAGTACGGCTGAGGCGAAGAGGACCACGATCGATCTCCGTATCGGCGGCATGACGTGCGCGGCCTGTGCGGCGCGTATCGAACGGACGCTCAACAAGGTCGATGGCGTCTCGGCCACCGTGAACTATGCGTTGGAATCGGCGCGCGTTGAGGGACCGGTGTCGCTTGATCCGGCCACCCTCATCGCCGTGGTGGAGGGGGCGGGATACGAGGCTCGCCTACCCCCGCTCGATGGCGCCCCGATTTCGCCGGAGAACAGCCGCGTGGATGCGCTCGGACGTCGGGTTGGCGTCGTGGCGGTGCTCGGCGTCCCTGTCATTCTGTTGGGGATGGTGCCGGCCTGGCAGTTCACCCACTGGCAGTGGGTCGCGTTGGTGCTCACCTTCCCGATCGCTACTTGGGGAGCGTGGCCCTTCCATCGGGCGGCGGCGGTGAACCTCCGCCACGCCACCGCGACGATGGACACCCTGGTGTCGGTTGGCGTGACGGTGGCCTTTACCTGGTCGTCGTGGGTGGTGTGCTTCAACTGGGACGCGGCGGCGAGCATGCACAACGAGTTCTCCTTCACCGCCGACCGAGCCCACGCCGCCAGCGCCGTCTACTTCGAAGTGGTGGCCGCCATCACGCTATTTTTGTTAGCCGGCCGTTGGTTCGAAGAGCGCGCTCGACGGCGGGGCGGGGATGCGCTGCGCGCCCTCGCCGAGTTGGGAGCCCATGACGTAGCCCGCATCGGCGCGCGGGGAGAAGAGCGGGTGCCGGTGGAAGCGCTGGTGGTGGGTGATCGTTTCGTGGTGCGGCCGGGCGAGAAGATCGCCACGGATGGGCGGGTGGTGGAAGGCGCCGCCGCCATCGATGCCGCGTTGGTGACTGGGGAGTCCATCCCCGTGGAGGTCACGGTGGGCGATGCTGTCACCGGCGCGACGCTGAACGCCGGCGGACGCCTGGTGGTGGAGGTCACTCGGGTGGGCGCCGACACCACGTTGGCTCGTATGGCGAAGTTGGTGGCCGATGCCCAGTCGGGGAAAGCCCCGGTGCAGCGGCTGGCCGATCGCGTCGCCGCCGTTTTTGTGCCGATCGTCATTCTCATCGCGATAGCCACTTTCGGGTACTGGTGCGCCCGCGGCGATTCCGTGGCGGCGGCCATGGTGCCGGCGGTGGCCGTGCTCATCGTGGCCTGCCCCTGTGCGCTGGGTTTGGCTACCCCCATGGCCCTCTTGGTGGGGACCGGCCGGGGTGCCCAGATCGGTGTGCTGATCGCCGGGCCGGAGATTCTCGAAGCCACTCGTCGAGTCGACACGGTGGTACTCGACAAGACCGGTACCGTCACGACGGGCCGGATGACCCTGGTGGAGGTGGTGGTGGCCGATGGGGTGGACGCCGATTGGGCGCTCGCCCTCGCCGCCAGCCTCGAGGCGGCCAGCGAGCACCCCATCGCCCGGGTGATCGCGGCGGCCGTGCCGGGAGATCGGCACCTTCCCGTGTCGGGCTTCGAGTCGGCCGCCGGGCTCGGGGTGAGCGGGGTGGTGGCGGGACGCTCGGTGGCGGCGGGTCGACTGAGCCACCTCACGGGAGCGGGCTACCGTCTACCGGCGCGATTGTTCGAGGTCCATGAGCGGGCCGAGCAGCAGGGCCGTACGGCGGTGGCGGTGGCGTGGGATGGCGAAGTAGGTCTCATTGCGGTGGTAGCCGACACGGTGCGGCCCAGTTCACGGCGGGCCATCGCAACGCTCGGAGCGCTCGGGCTCGAGCCGGTCCTGGTGACTGGCGACCATGCGCTGGCGGCCCAGGCCGTGGCGGGGGACGTGGGAATCGAGCGTGTGGTGGCGGGAGTGCTCCCTCAGGGAAAGGTTGCCGAGGTTCGACGCCTCCAGGCGGAAGGTCGGGTGGTGGCGGTGGTGGGAGACGGGGTGAATGATGCCGCCGCTCTGGCTCAGGCTGATCTGGGGCTCGCCATGGGCAGCGGGACCGACGCTGCCATGGCCGCCGCTGACCTCACCTTGGTGCGGGCCGATCTCGATGCGGCGGTGGATGCAATCCGGCTTTCTCGGCGTACCCTGCGCACGATCAAGGTCAACCTGGGGTGGGCCTTCGGTTACAACTTCGCCCTCATTCCCTTAGCCGCCGCCGGGCTGTTGAATCCGATGCTGGCGGGCTTTGCCATGGCGGCGTCGTCGGTCCTGGTGGTGGCCAATAGCCTGCGTCTCTTCCGGTTTCAGCCCACCCCGGCCGAGCGGGCTCTGCGCCCGTGCTCGGATAGCTCCTAG
- a CDS encoding cation-transporting ATPase, with protein MTTTTTYTVTGMTCGHCVAAVTKEIEALAGVEQVEVHLEAATAVVTGTASTEAVLAAVVEAGYDARPQR; from the coding sequence ATGACCACCACCACTACCTACACCGTCACCGGGATGACCTGTGGGCACTGCGTGGCGGCTGTCACCAAGGAGATCGAGGCGCTCGCCGGGGTGGAGCAGGTGGAGGTGCACCTGGAGGCGGCTACCGCGGTGGTGACCGGCACGGCCTCCACCGAGGCCGTCCTCGCCGCCGTGGTGGAAGCGGGCTACGACGCCCGGCCTCAGCGGTGA
- a CDS encoding metal-sensitive transcriptional regulator: MHGYVEHREQHLAALRRVEGQVRGIARMVEDDKYCVDILTQVSAATRALQSVALHLLEEHLSHCVAGAVEDPTVLAEKLAEAHTAIARLVRS, translated from the coding sequence ATGCATGGCTACGTAGAACATCGAGAACAGCACCTGGCCGCGTTGCGGCGCGTGGAAGGGCAGGTTCGGGGCATTGCCCGCATGGTGGAAGACGATAAGTACTGCGTCGACATCCTCACCCAGGTGTCGGCGGCCACCCGGGCCTTACAGTCTGTGGCGCTCCACCTCCTCGAGGAGCACCTGAGTCATTGCGTGGCCGGAGCGGTCGAGGACCCCACGGTCTTGGCGGAGAAACTGGCCGAGGCCCACACGGCCATTGCTCGGTTGGTGCGTTCATGA
- a CDS encoding acyl-CoA synthetase, with amino-acid sequence MSGPASFNFADLWEMAVDAVGDREALVVGEQRRTYNQLDERANRLAHHLTGRGVGPGHHVGLYLENCAEYIEAMLACFKIRAVPINVSYRYVAGELRHLLNDSDTVGVLHGPQHQPVLAQILPELDQRVWTLETGEMYEAALMASASSRPSVPERGDDDHYIIYTGGTTGLPKGVVWRHGDAFFSCIGGGDPMRMEGEVTTPGELPARIGDGVTYLPLAPLMHAAAQWTSFMWFFAGGTIVLMEGSLDPAKVWRTVAAEKVNLLTVVGDAVAKPLLDAWDAMPGPERPDISSVFAISNGGAPMSTGCKVRILDRFPNVMVADGFGSSEAGIQGSSRVGANDVPASGPIRFSTAGSKPFLVLDDEDRPVVPGDGVVGRIVTGGRLPLEYYRDPVKTEATFLMVDGERWLITGDLAKVAKDGSVELLGRGSTSINTGGEKVHPEEVEGIIHGHPEVADVLVVGVPDERWGSVVTAVVQFAPGTSASLEEIVTHCRGQLAGYKLPKHLVVVDRVMRSPAGKADYRWAVATATHGTQRAGRGVSES; translated from the coding sequence ATGAGCGGCCCGGCCTCCTTCAATTTCGCCGATCTCTGGGAGATGGCCGTTGATGCCGTAGGGGATCGCGAGGCTCTTGTGGTGGGAGAGCAACGTCGTACCTACAACCAACTCGACGAGCGGGCTAACCGATTGGCCCATCACCTGACGGGCCGAGGGGTGGGGCCGGGCCATCACGTGGGCCTCTACCTAGAGAACTGTGCCGAGTACATCGAGGCGATGCTGGCCTGCTTCAAGATTCGGGCTGTCCCGATCAACGTGAGTTATCGCTATGTGGCGGGCGAACTGCGCCATCTACTGAACGACAGCGACACGGTTGGGGTGCTCCACGGTCCGCAGCACCAACCCGTCCTCGCCCAGATCCTGCCGGAACTTGATCAGCGGGTGTGGACGTTGGAGACGGGCGAAATGTACGAGGCGGCTCTGATGGCGTCGGCGTCGTCCCGGCCCTCCGTACCGGAACGGGGCGATGACGACCACTACATCATCTACACCGGCGGCACCACGGGTCTGCCGAAAGGGGTGGTGTGGCGTCACGGTGACGCATTCTTCTCCTGTATCGGGGGCGGTGACCCCATGCGGATGGAGGGGGAGGTGACCACTCCGGGAGAACTGCCGGCTCGCATCGGCGATGGCGTGACGTACCTACCGTTGGCGCCGTTGATGCACGCGGCCGCTCAGTGGACGTCGTTTATGTGGTTCTTTGCCGGGGGCACCATCGTGCTGATGGAGGGATCTCTCGATCCGGCGAAGGTCTGGCGCACCGTGGCGGCGGAGAAGGTGAACCTGCTCACCGTCGTGGGCGATGCGGTAGCCAAGCCTTTGCTCGACGCCTGGGACGCCATGCCTGGTCCGGAGCGCCCCGACATCTCCAGCGTCTTTGCTATCTCCAACGGAGGGGCGCCGATGTCTACCGGTTGTAAGGTGCGCATCCTGGACCGATTCCCCAACGTGATGGTGGCCGATGGTTTTGGTTCGTCGGAGGCGGGCATCCAGGGCTCGTCGAGGGTGGGGGCCAACGATGTGCCGGCGTCGGGACCCATTCGGTTTTCCACCGCTGGTTCCAAGCCGTTTTTGGTGCTCGACGACGAGGATCGGCCGGTCGTGCCCGGTGACGGGGTGGTGGGCCGCATCGTTACCGGCGGCCGGCTACCCCTCGAGTACTACCGCGATCCGGTGAAGACGGAAGCGACGTTTCTCATGGTGGACGGCGAGCGTTGGCTGATCACCGGTGACCTCGCCAAGGTGGCCAAGGACGGCTCGGTGGAACTGCTCGGCCGGGGGTCCACTTCTATCAACACGGGGGGCGAAAAGGTGCACCCCGAGGAGGTCGAAGGGATCATCCACGGGCATCCCGAGGTGGCCGATGTGCTGGTGGTGGGCGTGCCTGACGAGCGTTGGGGGAGCGTGGTGACCGCGGTCGTGCAGTTTGCCCCCGGTACCTCGGCATCACTGGAGGAGATCGTGACGCACTGCCGGGGCCAGTTGGCGGGTTACAAGCTGCCCAAGCATCTGGTGGTCGTGGACCGAGTGATGCGCTCTCCGGCGGGTAAGGCTGATTACCGCTGGGCGGTCGCTACCGCCACCCACGGAACGCAGCGGGCGGGGAGGGGCGTTAGCGAGTCCTGA
- a CDS encoding cyclase family protein — protein MAQTNALHDLAAEVSNWGRWGEGDEIGTLNLIDEAAVVRGIAAARTGVRIPLAIRLDANGPQLGTIPGRINPLHTMVAINANYTGGDADATACWSDDTITMGLQSCTHWDGLAHVSYGGFIYNGFPSESVTAENGATRCGIHKVRNIVSRAILLDVPRALGHEILPPGYPITEEDLDLALEQAGVQPHPGDVILVRTGQMTYFKRQDREGYLLGDQPGLSMRSIRWFHRHDIAAVAIDTLTMEVYPCEDPDLMFPVHMIQLRDMGLTQGQNFDLEALATHCAADGVYEMLLVANPEPITGGTGAPVNPVAIK, from the coding sequence ATGGCGCAGACCAATGCACTCCACGATCTGGCGGCTGAGGTATCCAACTGGGGTCGCTGGGGTGAGGGCGACGAGATCGGCACCCTCAATCTGATCGACGAAGCGGCCGTCGTGCGGGGCATCGCCGCCGCCCGCACGGGTGTCCGTATCCCCTTGGCTATTCGGCTCGACGCCAACGGTCCGCAACTTGGCACGATCCCGGGCCGTATCAATCCGTTGCACACGATGGTGGCCATCAACGCCAACTACACCGGCGGTGATGCCGACGCAACGGCCTGCTGGAGCGACGACACGATCACCATGGGTCTGCAGTCCTGTACCCACTGGGACGGTCTGGCGCACGTGAGCTACGGAGGCTTTATCTACAACGGCTTTCCGTCCGAGAGTGTTACCGCCGAGAACGGGGCCACCCGATGCGGGATCCACAAGGTGAGGAATATTGTGAGCCGGGCCATTCTGTTGGACGTCCCCCGCGCTCTGGGTCATGAGATCCTGCCCCCTGGCTATCCGATCACCGAGGAAGATCTCGATCTGGCTCTGGAACAGGCGGGGGTTCAGCCCCACCCGGGCGACGTCATCCTCGTGCGCACCGGGCAGATGACCTACTTCAAGCGCCAGGATCGTGAGGGGTATCTTCTCGGCGACCAACCCGGTCTGAGCATGCGCAGCATCCGATGGTTCCATCGCCATGACATCGCGGCGGTAGCGATCGATACGTTGACGATGGAGGTGTATCCCTGCGAGGACCCCGACTTGATGTTCCCGGTTCACATGATCCAACTGCGTGATATGGGCCTCACCCAGGGGCAGAATTTCGATTTGGAGGCGCTCGCCACCCACTGCGCCGCCGACGGCGTCTACGAGATGTTGCTGGTGGCTAACCCTGAGCCCATCACCGGGGGCACTGGCGCACCGGTCAACCCGGTAGCCATCAAATGA